The Collibacillus ludicampi region TTTTTTTGTAAGGAGGTAAACATCGCACACCTCAATGTCAATAAACGCTGTTTTCAACATTCAAATTGTAACATAAAACTGTCATTAATTTTCATGATTCCTGACCCAGTTCGCGGGAACGTTCCGCCGCCCGTAAAATCGCACGTTTCATCCATTCATTGACTTCACCGGTACGGAGCACTTCCAGACCGGCCTGTGTCGTGCCATTGGGGGAAGTGATCTGACGACGCAATTCGGCAGGCGGGAGTCCTGTTTTCATGAGCATACATCCTGCACCGTAAATCGTTTGCACCACTAATGTTTTCGCGATCTCTTCCGGCAGTCCCAGCATCACTCCCGCTTCTTGCATGGCTTCAACGATGTAGTAAAAGAAAGCGGGGCCGCTTCCCGACAGCCCTGTTACCGCATCCATGAGCGATTCTTCGATAACGGAAACCGTCCCGACGGAAGAGAGCAACTGGTTGGCCAGTCGTTTCGCGTTTTCGTCACATCCGGAACTAAAGCTGACAGCGGTCGCCGATTGCAGGACGGCACACGACGTATTGGGCATTGCCCGTACGACGGAAATGTTGCGCCCCAACTGATCCTCGATCGTCTTGATCGTCACACCCGCGGCGAAACTCACCACCACCTGATTTTCTTTCACATCCTCAGCGATTTCTTGTAAAAGCGGCACTACATCACTCGGTTTGACCGCAATCACGAGAACGTCCGCTTTGCGAACCGCTTCCCGTTTCTCTTGAAAGGGAACGACTCCATACGTTTCTACCAACTGTTGCAATCTTTCTTGGTTCGAGCGATTCACGACAAACATCTCTTCAGCCAGAACGTTCCCTTCTGTAATCAATCCGCGAATCAATGATTCGGCCATCGAACCGGCACCCAGAAAAGCGATTTTTTTCCGCAACATTTGCCGCACCCCCAATTTTATCTAGTGATTCTTTCTTCCAACCTGAGAAATAAGCGATAGATCCGTATTCGCTGTTTCAAAGTCTCACGCTCCATCCAGGCGACCAGACGAAAAAATAAAAACCTCCCGTCCGTGAAGGACGGAAGGTCAGCTTCCGTGGTACCACCTTCGTTGACGCATGCGCAACCCGCAATGCGCCCACTTCATCCAATAACGGTCGAACCGTCCCCAGTTGTGACCTTGGGGAAACTCCGGAGCGGGTTCCGCTTCCGTCACGCGAGGGCCTTCCAGCCGATGAGCCCCTTCTCTGTACGTTACTTGAAGCGTACTGCTCTCCATCATCGTTATGGATATGAACATGTTAAGATTATTCATAGTTATACATCGAAGATCTTGTCCAAGTCAATATGATTTATGTATGATCAGTACGTCAGGAGGTAGGTATCGTGTCTCTCATTCGTCTTATTCCTTTCCGTACGGAATACGCGGCCGATATGGCGGAATTGCTCGCTGACCAAGCTGTACATCAATATCTTGATCTTCCGTTATGTACAACAGATGACTGTATCTTCAACATCACGAACGCTATGGCCATGGAGGCTCTCGGATTCGCGCTGCATCGTTTGATCCTCGATTCAAATGACAGACTCGTCGGCGGGATCTCTCTCGTCAACATCGATCAGGAAGAAGGGAGCGCATTCATGGGAACTTGGCTGGGTCAGGCGTATTGGGGACAGGGATTTAATCAAGCGGCAAAAATGGAAATGTTACGGATCGCGTTCGAACAATTGTGTCTTACACGCATTTTCTTCGTCACTCCCCGGGAACATACACGATCCCTGCGTGCTCTCGAAAAACTTCCTTATGTTCAGGTACATGTCAATCGAGACTACCCATCCTTATGCAAACGGATCGAATATCAATTAGGTAGAGAGATCGTTCTCTCTGTGGTCACGAAAGAGCTATGGGAAACAAAGAACGGCCCTCTCATGTAGGCCGCTCACTCTATTCTTCTTCCACGGTTTCATCCATGTCGGAAGTTCCAACGTTTTCCTCATTCGCAACATCAACGACAAGGTTCGCTCTTTCTTCGAGGGAACGCATTTCGTTTTCATATTCCTCCTGAGTATACGGGATGACCCTTTCGACATTCATTCCGTTTTCCATCAATTCACGAATCAGTTTCCCGGGTGATTCCGCTTCTCGGAACATCGTTCGGACCGTTTCTCTATGCATCAGTTCCTCTGCCGGCCAATAAAAGATCTTATAGAGTTGCATCGGGAAATCCTCCTTCAGTTGTCAAACCTGATGTTAATTATACTCAGGGGACTTTGTTTTTCAACACAGGCGGTTTCACGGGCAAACGCCCACGTTCACGCATAGGATAGTGCGAGGTGAGATCGCGTGAGTACCTATAAAATCGTTGTGTCCTTTAGCCAACGCCGACTGTATCTCTACGAAAATAATCATCTGAAAAAATCCTACCCCGTGGGTATAGGAAAAATCTTGTCGCGGACACCTGCGGGCGATTTTATTATCGTCAATAAACAGCCCAATCCCGGCGGCCCATACGGTGCCATGTGGATGGGACTTTCCAAGCGGCATTACGGAATACACGGTACCAACAATCCCGCATCCATTGGCAAGAGGGTTTCGAAAGGGTGCATTCGCATGTATAACCATGATGTGTTGGAACTTGCTTCGATCGTCCCCCTTGGCACACATGTATTTATCCGTTCATAAAACCTCTTTGGAAGCTCCCTGATTTCATCCCTTGCGCTCGATCGCTATGACAGTAGGAGGAGAGTTTTTCTGATTAATGTATTGGTACCAGAGGACATGATACATCTTTTGGTCCAGGTGTTTTCCCCATTCGATGACAGCATCCGCTTCGGCTTTTCCTTCTTGATGTCCACTGTACAGCACGACGGTAATTACGCCTCCGGGCGCGAGCAACTGTAAACCGCCTTCAAGCGCTGCAATCGTGGAAGCGGGTTGGGTCACGATCGATTTGTCTCCTCCCGGACGATAACCAAGATTAAACATGATGGCTTGTACATTCCCAATGACCGTATCAGGAAGAGAAGAGGCCATGTACTGATGGCTTCCGCGGATCAGATGAACTCGATCGATCACATGGGCTTCTTCCAGGCGTTGACGCGTGATTTCCAATGCTTCCTCTTGGATGTCGAATCCGTATACGATCCCTTGTGCACCGACAAGCTTGGCAAGGAATAACGTATCATGGCCGTTCCCGACGGTTGCGTCGATCGCGATTCCGCCTACTGTCACATGGTCTTCAATCACGGAACGCACAAAAGGTAAAATCGGCAATAAACTCATGAAAATCCCTTCTTTGACTAACCTTTATAAAACTTTCCTTGCCACGAGTTGCGTCGTTTCAGTTCGTGGTCGATTCCGTTGAGAACCTGCCATTTGTCCAAGCTCCACATCGGCCCGATCAGAAGATCGGGAGGACCGTCTCCCGTCAAACGATGGATCACCATCTCGGGCGGAAGGATCTCAAGGATATCGACAACGAGACGGATGTACTGATCCATCTCCAGGAATGTCAATTCACCGCGTTCATACTCTTTGACCAGAGGAGTATGTCTGAGAAGATGAAGCAAATGAATCTTGATCCCCTGTACGTCCATAGCGGCCACGGCTTTAGCCGTTTCCATCATCATCTCTTCCGTCTCGCCCGGCAACCCCAGGATGATATGGGAACAAACGCGGATTCCTCTGTCCCGCAGCTTTCTCACACCATCGAGATATGTCTGGAAATCATGACCGCGGTTGATCCGCTCAGCCGTGGATTCATGGATCGTCTGAAGGCCTAATTCCACCCAAAGATACGTGCGTTGATGCATCTCCGCCAGTAAATCAACGACATCATCGGGCAGACAGTCGGGACGTGTCGCGATGGACAACCCGACAACATCTTCAAGCCCGAGAATCGTTTCATACATCTCACGCAGTTCACCAGCAGGTGCATACGTGTTGGTATACGCTTGAAAATAGCCGATATATTTCGCTTTCGGCCACTTTTTGTGCATACGTTCACGAACTTCCTGAAATTGCGTAACCAGATCGTCACGTCGGTTACCGGCAAAATCACCGGAGCCACGCGCACTGCAGAACGTACAACCGCCCGTTGCCACGGTCCCGTCTCTATTCGGGCAGGTAAATCCCGCATCGAGCGGTACTTTGAATATCTTTTCGCCAAATACATGGCGCAATTCCCA contains the following coding sequences:
- the proC gene encoding pyrroline-5-carboxylate reductase — encoded protein: MLRKKIAFLGAGSMAESLIRGLITEGNVLAEEMFVVNRSNQERLQQLVETYGVVPFQEKREAVRKADVLVIAVKPSDVVPLLQEIAEDVKENQVVVSFAAGVTIKTIEDQLGRNISVVRAMPNTSCAVLQSATAVSFSSGCDENAKRLANQLLSSVGTVSVIEESLMDAVTGLSGSGPAFFYYIVEAMQEAGVMLGLPEEIAKTLVVQTIYGAGCMLMKTGLPPAELRRQITSPNGTTQAGLEVLRTGEVNEWMKRAILRAAERSRELGQES
- a CDS encoding GNAT family N-acetyltransferase, whose product is MSLIRLIPFRTEYAADMAELLADQAVHQYLDLPLCTTDDCIFNITNAMAMEALGFALHRLILDSNDRLVGGISLVNIDQEEGSAFMGTWLGQAYWGQGFNQAAKMEMLRIAFEQLCLTRIFFVTPREHTRSLRALEKLPYVQVHVNRDYPSLCKRIEYQLGREIVLSVVTKELWETKNGPLM
- a CDS encoding L,D-transpeptidase; protein product: MSTYKIVVSFSQRRLYLYENNHLKKSYPVGIGKILSRTPAGDFIIVNKQPNPGGPYGAMWMGLSKRHYGIHGTNNPASIGKRVSKGCIRMYNHDVLELASIVPLGTHVFIRS
- a CDS encoding class I SAM-dependent methyltransferase; the encoded protein is MSLLPILPFVRSVIEDHVTVGGIAIDATVGNGHDTLFLAKLVGAQGIVYGFDIQEEALEITRQRLEEAHVIDRVHLIRGSHQYMASSLPDTVIGNVQAIMFNLGYRPGGDKSIVTQPASTIAALEGGLQLLAPGGVITVVLYSGHQEGKAEADAVIEWGKHLDQKMYHVLWYQYINQKNSPPTVIAIERKG
- a CDS encoding TIGR01212 family radical SAM protein (This family includes YhcC from E. coli K-12, an uncharacterized radical SAM protein.), whose protein sequence is MEAQTIEQHKPLLWGDKRYHSWNWELRHVFGEKIFKVPLDAGFTCPNRDGTVATGGCTFCSARGSGDFAGNRRDDLVTQFQEVRERMHKKWPKAKYIGYFQAYTNTYAPAGELREMYETILGLEDVVGLSIATRPDCLPDDVVDLLAEMHQRTYLWVELGLQTIHESTAERINRGHDFQTYLDGVRKLRDRGIRVCSHIILGLPGETEEMMMETAKAVAAMDVQGIKIHLLHLLRHTPLVKEYERGELTFLEMDQYIRLVVDILEILPPEMVIHRLTGDGPPDLLIGPMWSLDKWQVLNGIDHELKRRNSWQGKFYKG